The Triticum urartu cultivar G1812 chromosome 5, Tu2.1, whole genome shotgun sequence genome contains the following window.
ggattcctattcctatataGGATAGGAATCAATTCTTCACGTTTCAAAAGGGAAAAAAAGTTAGCCTAGACTCAATAGAAAAAATCCTATCCTATTAATCAAGTGACATCTCTTTCCTTCCCTATAGGAAGAAGTGAGATGCATGTCacctcacttcctatgatttttcTATTCCTATGATATTCGTATCCTATGAACTAAAAGAGGCCTTACATTGtgggacggaggaagtagtaGATAGATCCGAGTCATTTTCCAAAAAAAAAGAGGATAAAGTAAAAGGCTGACATGCACTGAGCAGAACACTAGGCAGATGCAAGCATTATGAGCTCAGCAGACAGTTTAAAGAAAAAAGATGGATGCATTCATCTTTATCATATGCTTCCGCTGCGCCTCATGATAACTGACATTCCACATATGCTTAGAGAACCCCATATCTGATTTAATCTAATGACACGCTGCTGCCTATGCTTTAATCACCAGGAACCTAGTACTCCAGCTGTCTCGATATATCGGCAAAGTACAAATTAAAATATTAAACCGGCGTCTCAATATATATGATTAATCCATGATTAATTGTTTAATCAAGGAAAACAACTTATTTAATCCCAAAGAAAGACAGAGGAAAGGAATACAAGCCTGGATGCAACAGGATTTACTTAATCTCCACCGAGAAAAAAGGGCTTGCACTGAACTTGGATACATCTAACTTTATCCCAGGAAAATGTTTCTTCTACTCTTATCAATGCAAAATACTTAATCAAGCCGATGCCTTCCCCCATTTCTTTCATGGGAATAAAACTAATCTTCATTCGACGTCGAACCCCTTCTCCTGGAGCTCCTGCACCACCTCGTTGCGCATACGGAACCACAGCTTCCGCGCCTCCTGGTCGAACTTCTTGGACTGCAGCTGCTTCTGCATGTTGTCCGAGTCCATGTTGGCGTCCGCGAACCCCTTGGGCCCGATCGTCGTGCCCAGGGCACCCCCGCTCTTTATGaactcctccaccgcctcctcgtCGCCCGGGTACGGGAACTCCCTGCGCTCATACAGATGCGCCATCTCCTTCTCTTCCTGGCAAATGATTTCGACAGAGCTTTGAGCAACAGTATATAAATTGAACACTCAGGTTAAAGGAAGATTAGCATTGGCAAAAAAGAGCGCTCCGTGCGGTTTTGAACAATCTTGCGGAATAGAGATTCACCTCCTCTGAGTGATCACTATGGATAATCATATGGCGCCAAGCGTGCCACATTTGGTGTCGCATAATATAACCCGATAGACTTAAGCACCTTTTCATATTGTCTCAAGTTTTCAGTGTTCAACGTGACATTTAAGGAGTGCTTATTAGTTGATGATATTGGACGACCGAAAATGTGAACTATTTCAGTAAATCCTAACGAGACATATGAAATATTTGCAGACAAAATATAATCCCCATATAAAGGTTGTCTGGGTTGCATCTCATAAGCATAATACAAGCGTCTAATATGCTGCTGCCTATGCTTTAATTAGCAACCGGTTATGGCAGTTCACGGATGCAAATCAGTTTTAGTCTATGTATACTGCTGCAATTATGCAAGCGTCGCATACAACGAAATTATAGAATGGACACTGCTGGATCAATTAATGTCTCAAGTCACAGTATGCACTATATGGACAGTATCTATTGGCAGCTCTGAACCATAGTTCCAGAAACAGAACATACAGCAGGATGAACTTATTTGTACTGAACACATATCTTACAGCAAAACAAAAGGCCTCAGCAATTCATGTCTGCCCCATCCAAGAAATAAATTAAAGGTCACCACCAGCCATACCTTGGGCCGTGGCTTGAGCGTCCACCAGCCAAGCGGCGATGTCTCATTCCAGAACCACGCAGCGCCAAAAAGCACGTATGTGCATAGCATGCCCTTGCCCATCTGCTTAAAGAAGTAGGCGTCCCCCTTCTCAAAACCCAGCCTCCTGAACCCCACAAATCAACAAGAACAGAGACATCACCAAGAATCAATCGGTTGACAAGCCAAAGAGAACTGTAGAGAGGATGAGCCAGCTATGGGAAGCTCGTCGTGCTCGCTTACTTGAGAAGCCGACGGGCCTGGGGGAAGCTGCGCAGCATCGCGTTCACCTGCAGGAAAGGAGAAAAGTGAGGAGGGTTTCGATGCAGCGTTTTTTGTGAACGGGTAGGTGCCTACGAGTGAAATTATTCGAAACATAAGAGGGAATAATATGCGGTAGGAACGTGTATGATACCAGAAGACTCCAAAGATTGATGCCTGAACTGAGCATAGTAAAAAGAAGGAAAAGATCAACAGAAATTACGAAGTATTAATTAGCCTATGAATTGCAGAACTGGTTACGGTGTTATACATATATATGAGTAGGCCTGAACATTCGGTCAATTCTGTCAGTTCATTTAGGTAAATAAGTCAAGTTTCGGTATACATAAACTGTTTCAGTATGTACAAAACTAACCAGAGTTGGCAGGAATTCAAAACCTGAGGCAACAACACTTTGAACTCTGTTTGCCTACTTGATGGCTAAGATTCTTCATACCGATTATACTCTCTAAATGTGGATTTTCGGTCCTTGAGAAATAATTCCCATGTGATGAGTAGGTCTCTGCCAAGAGTCAATAACTCTTACGACACGATAGAGTACCATGGTGCTATCAAGCAGAGCTCCCCGGTTCAAACACCACAGAAACAAAACCAAGCGACTTGCGACGGCATGCTGAGTACAGAAGTAGAGAGCTGTGTCTAACAGCAAAGCAGGCCGCCTGGCGCACATCACAGGACACGACTTCGCAGGAGAAGGCACCGAGGGAACTCGCCTCAGCATGACCGCCACGCCTTTTACGCATATAACAGCACAATCGGTTTTCAGCTTCGCTTCTCGGTGACCTATGCGGCATAACTGCAAGCAGTAAGCGTGCATCACACATGGGCAGTCACAACAGGGCTAGGCAAAGACTTGTTTCTTGGTGGCTGTTGAAGACTAGCCGTAATCCACCTAGAACTGCGCATTCATGTAATGCACAACAGCAACAAAATTTCGTGGTTGGTCAAAGATTAGCCGCAGGTCGAGAAATGCCCCTAAAAACTCCATGCCATCCGCAGAAGACAGGCCAAATTAGCAAGCGCCATCGATACCAACCGGGATATGCTTGAGCGCATCGACAGCAGTCAGCGATTCACCGGTCAGGGGTGGTGGCGGTCGATTTATTACCTGTAGCTTTGCTGGGCGGGGCAGGGAGTGGGGAGCGCCGGCGGTCGTTGGGCGTCGGGGAGCCGGGGGCGGGCGAGGGGGTCGGACTTCAGAGGAGGGGGAGCAGGCCAGGCGCCTGATGGCGGGGCGAAGCTGGAGGCGAGGTAGTGATGGAGTGACGGCAGGCCAGCGagcgcgccgccgccggcgagGCCGTAACGGGGTCGCTGGCTCGTGAGGGGAGAGCCGGTCGGGGCTCGGGAGCTGGGCTGCTGGGCCGCGCGCAGAACAGAAAACAAAAGTAGGAAGGCTGGGCTGTGTTGTTTTTTTTTCTGAACCGAAACCGGGTCATGTATGTGAGTGCATCCCCTAAAAAAAAAAAAATGTATGTGAGTGCAGTATCTGTTCATCTAGTAAATCGACGTACTTGCCTAAAAAAAGTAAATCCGACGTATACTACACTAAAAAAAGAGTAAATCCGACGTATGGCATGTTTTATTTTGGATTTCCAGGGCATGAAAAAAAATATGTATGGACCGGTTAGCTATGTTCGGTTTCTCGATTCCGTATCACTAAGACACACACACTCTTATAGAGGACATGGCTAGACCTTGCTTGAAGTGGTGTAAATTTTGCGTGCTCAAACCAGGCGCTCTAAGCGGGGAAGGTTTCACCATTCCCCATTGACAGATCGACGATTACCCACGCGGCGTGTTCCATGAGGTATGACGGACAAGATTTTAATAGTAAGAAAGGATCATTTTCAGAAATTGTTTATGTCCCATTACCAAAATCCAACTCGGATCCCAAGCTCATACGCCCCCCcctatgaacagtaaattcaaataaaatgccAGGAAAATTCATTAAAATCTGAATTTTATAAATCGAAGATGAAATACTCTAGGCACTTGCAAAATTTGGATTTTTCATAACATGGCATGAAAAAAACCGTATGAACCGGTTAGCTATGTTCGGTTTCTCAGTTCCGTATCATTAAGATGCATACTCTTATAGATGATAGGGCCGGCCAAGGCCTACTTGAATTGGTGTAAATTTTGCAGTACCAAACTTGACAATCCAAGCGGGGTAGAGGGAAAGGAAGGTTTCACCAATCCCCATCGACAAAATCGATGATTACCTATGATGCATGTTCCATGCAGCACCATGGACAAGATTTTAGTACAAAAAGGGTccattttcaaaaattgtttaGGTCCCATTACCGAAAATCCAACTCTGACCCCGAGCTCATATGCTGCCACTATGAACaataaattcaaataaaatgtcaAGGTAATTAAAAAATACTGATGTTTTTAAACATTAAAGATGAAAAACTCTTATAggtaaggatggcaatgggtcgtaGGTTATGGTGCGGGTACAATCCCCATGTTTCTCATGAGTATAAAATCTTACCCATACCATACCCATCTGGCACAAATCCAATGTTCGTGCCCATATCCAATGAGAGTATCCATACCCGATGGGTACACCCATCTAGTATATCAACATATCATTGAAGATTCGTTGTGTAGTTGTTAGGTACATTGGCGCCACCGACATGACACTAGGGATGGAGAAATGGTGATTATTATGGGCGCAGGGTATTCCTGGGCGGGTGTGACTAGAGGATGGAGGTGGACAATGGTATCGATGTCTAGCGCTTCACAACTTATTTGAGCAAGGTTCATATTGGAAAAATGTTACCGAGCACTTGTGGTTGAAGTTTGTCACGTTGAAGCAATCAAGTGGCTTGTGTTAATCTTTATACGGTTGGCGCCATACCGTACTCGTCACCACATAAGGCCCAAGCCCCTACAAAAATAACACACAACAAAAACATCGATTCGTATACCCAACTGGCAAAAACTAATAAATGAAAACATAATTGATACAGAGAATTGTTGGTTGTGGAGTTTTAGAGGTACATAGTTAAAACTAGATGAAACCCCACGCCTTGCTGCGGGATGTTTGGTTAGTAATTTTTAAGAGATTGCATGAAGTGCAAA
Protein-coding sequences here:
- the LOC125506878 gene encoding uncharacterized protein LOC125506878, whose translation is MLRSFPQARRLLKRLGFEKGDAYFFKQMGKGMLCTYVLFGAAWFWNETSPLGWWTLKPRPKEEKEMAHLYERREFPYPGDEEAVEEFIKSGGALGTTIGPKGFADANMDSDNMQKQLQSKKFDQEARKLWFRMRNEVVQELQEKGFDVE